One part of the Coprobacter tertius genome encodes these proteins:
- a CDS encoding DUF6048 family protein produces MNKYIIISVVMLLCVFVGKAQNRNTPASTTSKTASAEKKEATYTYPLFNGLVVGVDLYNPVAKLFGQKYSNYEASLELDLHNRFFPIWEIGIGSAKSTPEDMNFTYRGKAALYNRIGMNYNIKYNNKTLDGVYAGIRYGFSTFNYDITDIRLESSYWDPENPVIGEITGQHSRAQWIEALVGIRVKLYKGLMMGWTVRYKWKLNVKNNFQSTPWFIPGYGTSNNPVSFTYSIYYRIPFSGKKSSKEK; encoded by the coding sequence ATGAATAAATACATTATTATATCGGTTGTAATGTTATTGTGCGTTTTTGTAGGAAAGGCTCAAAACCGGAATACGCCCGCTTCTACGACTTCAAAAACAGCTTCGGCCGAAAAGAAGGAAGCGACTTATACTTATCCTTTGTTTAATGGTTTGGTGGTAGGCGTCGATCTTTATAATCCGGTAGCGAAACTTTTCGGACAAAAATATTCCAATTATGAGGCCAGCCTCGAACTCGATTTGCATAATCGGTTCTTTCCTATTTGGGAAATAGGAATAGGAAGTGCGAAAAGTACGCCCGAAGATATGAATTTTACGTATAGGGGGAAAGCGGCCCTTTATAACCGTATTGGAATGAATTATAATATAAAATACAATAATAAAACACTTGATGGGGTATATGCCGGTATTCGTTACGGTTTTTCTACATTTAACTATGATATTACCGACATCCGTCTTGAGTCTTCATATTGGGACCCGGAGAATCCTGTTATCGGAGAAATTACCGGTCAGCATTCACGTGCGCAATGGATAGAAGCATTGGTGGGAATACGGGTGAAGTTGTATAAGGGATTAATGATGGGTTGGACAGTCAGATATAAATGGAAATTGAACGTAAAGAATAATTTTCAATCTACCCCTTGGTTTATTCCGGGATACGGAACATCAAATAATCCGGTGTCGTTTACATATTCTATTTATTACAGAATTCCTTTTTCAGGGAAAAAAAGCAGTAAAGAAAAATGA
- the secA gene encoding preprotein translocase subunit SecA: MGFNEVLKKLFGNKSQRDLREIDPYVQKVKAVYPEIKELSNDALRARIDDVKKRVQDAVAEDRKKIADLKDSIEALDFEKRESAWDEIDKIEKNIIEKYEKVLDEVLPEVFAVVKDTARRFAENETVEVTANDFDRDLAAHHDFVHIEGDKAIYQNHWMAGGNEITWDMVHYDVQLFGGVVLHKGRIAEMATGEGKTLVATLPVFLNALTGNGVHVVTVNDYLAKRDSEWMGPLYMFHGLSVDCIDKHQPNSEKRRDAYNADITFGTNNEFGFDYLRDNMSGSPKDLVQRKHNYAIVDEVDSVLIDDARTPLIISGPVPKGEDQLFEEFCPKVESLVKAQRAYTTKLLSDAKVKIASEDKNVRKEGAMLLFRSFKGMPKNTPLIKYLSEPGIKALMLETEAYYMQENNRNMPEVTDPLLFVIDEKNNTIELTDKGLDMITGNSDDPNFFVLPDIGAQLSELENMGLSDEEKQIKKDELMQNYAVKAERVHTVNQLLKAYTLFERDEEYVVIDNKVKIVDEQTGRIMEGRRYSDGLHQAIEAKERVTVEAATQTFATITLQNYFRMYHKLAGMTGTAETEAGEFWDIYKLDVVTIPTNKPIARIDMNDRVYKTKREKYTAVIDEIQKMVDAGRPVLVGTTSVDISELLSKMLTMRKIKHNVLNAKLHQREAEIVAQAGQSGTVTIATNMAGRGTDIKLSPEVRAAGGLAIIGTERHESRRVDRQLRGRAGRQGDPGSSVFYVSLEDNLMRLFSSDRIAKVMDRLGFEEGEMIEHSMISKSIERAQRKVEENNFGIRKRLLEYDDVMNAQREVIYTKRHHALLGERIGIDIMNMMYDAAQSLVEEYSQSGDYEGLREDIFKTFAIEMPFTATDFKSEKNEQLTDRLYDAVMAAFKRKIDYMATVANPIIKQVYEEQGSRYENILIPITDGKRMYQISCNLKEAYETESKAINKAFQKSILLYAIDDAWKEHLRDLDQLRQSVQNASYEQKDPLLIFKLESFGLFKTMVETMNRKTIAILMRGQIPVREPEQVREAAPEKRQDYSRYRAQKDPLMDQQSANRQAAAGQQQIRKPEPMKAAPKVGRNDLCPCGSGKKYKNCHGREE, from the coding sequence ATGGGATTTAATGAAGTTCTCAAAAAATTGTTCGGTAATAAGTCGCAGCGAGACTTGAGGGAGATCGATCCTTATGTTCAGAAAGTAAAGGCGGTATATCCTGAGATAAAAGAACTGAGCAATGATGCATTACGTGCCCGTATCGACGACGTGAAAAAACGTGTTCAAGATGCTGTGGCCGAAGACCGAAAAAAAATTGCTGACTTGAAAGATAGCATAGAAGCTCTTGATTTTGAAAAAAGAGAGTCTGCTTGGGATGAAATCGATAAAATTGAGAAAAATATTATTGAGAAATACGAAAAAGTTCTCGATGAAGTTTTACCTGAGGTATTTGCCGTGGTAAAAGATACCGCCCGTCGTTTTGCCGAGAATGAAACGGTTGAAGTAACGGCTAATGATTTCGACCGTGATTTGGCGGCACATCACGATTTTGTGCATATCGAAGGCGATAAAGCCATTTATCAGAATCATTGGATGGCAGGAGGTAATGAAATTACCTGGGATATGGTACATTATGATGTACAGTTATTCGGAGGGGTCGTACTGCATAAAGGCAGAATTGCGGAGATGGCTACCGGTGAGGGTAAAACCCTTGTGGCTACGTTGCCGGTATTCTTGAATGCGCTTACCGGGAACGGTGTGCATGTAGTAACTGTGAACGATTATCTTGCCAAACGTGACTCGGAATGGATGGGACCTTTATACATGTTCCATGGTTTGTCTGTCGATTGTATCGATAAACACCAACCCAATTCCGAAAAGCGACGGGATGCTTATAATGCCGATATAACCTTCGGTACCAATAACGAATTCGGGTTCGATTATCTTCGTGATAATATGTCGGGATCTCCTAAAGATTTAGTACAGCGGAAGCATAATTACGCAATTGTCGATGAGGTCGATTCGGTACTTATCGATGATGCCCGTACTCCTTTGATTATTTCAGGCCCCGTACCGAAGGGTGAAGACCAACTTTTCGAGGAATTTTGTCCTAAGGTAGAGTCTTTGGTGAAAGCGCAACGAGCATATACGACGAAATTGTTGTCTGATGCAAAGGTGAAAATTGCATCGGAAGACAAGAATGTGCGTAAAGAAGGAGCGATGTTACTCTTCCGTTCATTCAAAGGAATGCCTAAGAATACCCCTTTGATCAAATATCTCAGTGAACCGGGGATAAAAGCTTTAATGCTCGAAACCGAAGCTTATTATATGCAGGAAAATAACCGGAACATGCCGGAAGTTACCGATCCGTTGTTGTTTGTTATTGATGAAAAAAATAATACGATCGAACTTACCGATAAGGGTCTCGACATGATTACCGGAAATTCCGATGACCCGAATTTCTTTGTATTGCCGGATATCGGAGCACAGCTTTCCGAACTCGAGAACATGGGGCTTTCCGATGAAGAAAAGCAGATAAAGAAAGACGAACTGATGCAGAATTATGCTGTTAAGGCAGAACGGGTACATACCGTTAATCAGTTGTTGAAAGCATATACCTTATTCGAACGAGACGAAGAGTATGTAGTGATAGATAATAAAGTAAAGATTGTAGACGAACAAACCGGACGTATTATGGAAGGTCGTCGCTATTCCGACGGTTTGCATCAGGCTATCGAAGCCAAGGAACGGGTTACCGTAGAAGCTGCGACTCAAACCTTTGCTACGATTACTTTACAGAACTATTTCAGAATGTATCATAAACTTGCCGGTATGACCGGTACGGCTGAAACAGAAGCTGGTGAGTTTTGGGATATATACAAACTCGATGTCGTAACGATACCCACTAATAAGCCGATTGCGCGTATCGACATGAACGATCGTGTATATAAAACTAAACGAGAAAAATATACGGCTGTGATCGATGAGATACAAAAAATGGTCGATGCCGGTCGTCCCGTGCTGGTAGGTACGACTTCGGTAGATATCTCGGAATTGTTGAGTAAAATGCTTACCATGCGTAAGATCAAGCATAATGTTTTAAATGCCAAATTACACCAACGTGAGGCTGAGATTGTAGCACAGGCCGGCCAGTCGGGAACGGTGACTATTGCTACCAATATGGCCGGTCGTGGTACCGACATCAAGCTTTCTCCCGAGGTGCGAGCTGCCGGAGGGCTTGCGATTATCGGTACGGAACGCCACGAGTCGCGCCGTGTCGATCGGCAGTTGAGAGGACGTGCAGGACGTCAGGGAGATCCGGGATCATCGGTATTTTATGTTTCCCTCGAAGATAATCTGATGCGTTTGTTTAGTTCGGACCGTATCGCTAAAGTGATGGATCGTCTTGGATTTGAAGAGGGTGAGATGATCGAACATTCCATGATTTCGAAATCGATAGAACGGGCTCAGCGTAAAGTGGAAGAAAATAACTTTGGTATTCGAAAACGACTTCTCGAATACGATGATGTGATGAATGCTCAGCGTGAGGTAATTTATACCAAACGACATCATGCATTATTGGGAGAACGTATCGGCATAGATATAATGAATATGATGTACGATGCCGCCCAATCTTTGGTCGAGGAGTATTCTCAGTCGGGAGATTATGAAGGTTTACGCGAAGATATTTTTAAAACTTTTGCGATAGAAATGCCTTTTACGGCTACCGATTTCAAAAGCGAAAAAAACGAACAATTAACCGATCGTCTTTACGATGCCGTTATGGCAGCCTTTAAACGTAAAATCGATTATATGGCTACGGTTGCCAATCCGATTATTAAGCAAGTTTACGAAGAACAGGGCTCGCGGTATGAGAATATACTTATTCCTATAACCGATGGAAAACGGATGTATCAGATTTCTTGTAATCTGAAGGAAGCATACGAGACCGAGTCTAAAGCTATAAACAAAGCCTTCCAAAAATCGATATTATTATACGCGATCGATGATGCATGGAAAGAACACTTGCGGGATCTCGACCAATTGCGTCAGTCGGTACAGAATGCGAGTTATGAACAGAAAGATCCTTTATTGATTTTTAAACTCGAATCGTTCGGATTGTTCAAAACAATGGTGGAAACGATGAACCGTAAGACTATCGCTATACTTATGAGAGGACAGATTCCTGTGAGGGAACCGGAACAAGTACGTGAAGCCGCACCTGAAAAGAGACAGGATTACAGTAGATACCGTGCTCAAAAAGACCCTTTAATGGATCAACAGAGTGCTAACCGCCAAGCTGCTGCGGGACAGCAACAGATACGTAAGCCCGAACCTATGAAAGCAGCCCCTAAAGTGGGACGCAATGATCTTTGCCCTTGCGGAAGCGGTAAGAAGTATAAGAACTGTCATGGTCGTGAAGAATAA
- a CDS encoding nitroreductase family protein, producing the protein MEHRNNPVESDLDMLTLARLRCSVRSFSERPVEREKLEYILETARLAPSAVNFQPWYFIVVRADEHRKMLQDCYERDWFRTAPVYIIVCADHRESWLRKSDGKDHGDIDAAIAAEHICLAATEQDLGTCWVCNFDVEKCHNLFGLPEGVEPVVIIPVGYPEDPDIFIATPKKRKAFNEVVKWEKY; encoded by the coding sequence ATGGAACACCGTAACAATCCTGTAGAAAGCGACCTCGATATGCTTACTTTAGCACGTTTACGTTGCTCGGTGAGAAGTTTTTCGGAACGACCTGTAGAACGGGAAAAGCTTGAATATATCCTTGAAACGGCGCGTTTGGCTCCTTCTGCAGTTAACTTTCAGCCTTGGTATTTTATCGTGGTGCGGGCCGATGAGCACAGAAAGATGTTACAGGATTGCTATGAAAGAGATTGGTTTCGAACAGCTCCCGTGTATATTATTGTTTGCGCCGATCATCGTGAATCTTGGCTAAGAAAGTCCGATGGAAAAGATCATGGAGATATCGATGCTGCAATAGCAGCCGAACATATTTGCTTGGCTGCAACCGAACAGGATTTGGGAACTTGTTGGGTTTGTAATTTCGATGTGGAGAAGTGCCATAATTTATTTGGATTACCCGAGGGAGTCGAGCCGGTTGTGATAATACCGGTGGGATATCCTGAAGATCCCGATATATTTATTGCTACTCCTAAAAAAAGAAAAGCGTTTAACGAAGTTGTAAAATGGGAAAAATACTGA
- a CDS encoding DUF4199 domain-containing protein, with protein sequence MQETDKGKTVIGYAMEYGFFLGIYFIVAFLVMTQTLRIPALSLIFDIMFISVPFVLYYLMKKYQKREPLAVRFIYLWSFGIFLFFFASLLCGLVQYIYCRFIDPYYIENMFASTLNTLETSFQGKDATEFVQAMKDGLKNGAAPTAIEMVYQSILMMVFFGSLLSIVVALFAVPRRKKLNIQK encoded by the coding sequence ATGCAAGAGACAGATAAAGGAAAAACGGTGATTGGCTATGCCATGGAATACGGGTTCTTTTTAGGCATTTATTTTATAGTGGCTTTTTTGGTCATGACGCAAACATTGAGAATACCGGCTTTAAGCCTTATTTTTGATATTATGTTCATTTCAGTTCCGTTTGTTTTATATTATCTAATGAAAAAATATCAGAAGCGGGAGCCGTTAGCGGTACGTTTTATCTATCTATGGTCATTCGGTATTTTTCTTTTCTTTTTTGCCTCTCTTTTATGCGGGTTAGTACAATATATTTATTGTCGATTTATCGATCCGTATTACATTGAGAATATGTTTGCTTCTACTTTGAATACTCTGGAAACGTCCTTCCAGGGGAAGGATGCGACCGAGTTTGTACAGGCAATGAAAGACGGCCTGAAGAACGGGGCAGCTCCTACAGCCATCGAAATGGTATATCAGAGCATTTTGATGATGGTATTTTTCGGATCGCTGTTATCAATCGTCGTGGCATTATTTGCTGTGCCTAGAAGAAAAAAACTAAATATACAAAAATAG
- a CDS encoding glycosyltransferase — translation MDISLVIPLYNEAESLPELTQWIERVMNENDFSYEILFINDGSTDNSWSVIGALRRENSNVKGVKFRRNYGKSPALHVGFSHAQGDVVITMDADLQDSPDEIPELYKMIMTDGYDLVSGWKKKRYDPLSKTLPTKLFNATARKVTGIRLHDFNCGLKAYRNEVVKHIEVYGDMHRYIPYLAKNAGFTKIGEKVVRHQARKYGKTKFGLNRFVNGYLDLMTLWFFSKFAVKPMHFFGLLGSLMFILGFISVIAVGAYKIYAMYSRMPYRLVTDMPYFYLSLTAMILGTMLFLTGFLGELVSRNAPGRNKYNIESELL, via the coding sequence ATGGATATTTCATTGGTAATACCTTTATATAATGAAGCTGAATCTTTACCCGAACTGACCCAGTGGATAGAAAGGGTGATGAATGAAAATGATTTTTCATACGAAATATTATTCATAAATGATGGAAGTACCGATAATTCATGGTCGGTAATCGGAGCGTTACGACGTGAGAATTCGAATGTTAAAGGAGTGAAGTTTCGCCGTAATTATGGAAAATCGCCAGCTTTACATGTCGGGTTTTCTCATGCGCAAGGAGACGTGGTGATTACGATGGATGCGGATTTACAAGATAGTCCTGATGAAATTCCTGAATTGTATAAAATGATTATGACCGATGGCTATGATCTGGTCTCGGGATGGAAGAAAAAACGGTATGATCCTTTATCGAAAACTTTACCGACAAAATTATTTAATGCTACGGCTCGTAAAGTAACGGGAATCCGTTTGCATGATTTTAATTGCGGATTGAAAGCTTATCGGAACGAAGTCGTTAAGCATATAGAGGTATATGGTGATATGCACCGGTATATTCCTTATTTGGCGAAAAATGCCGGATTTACGAAAATAGGAGAGAAAGTCGTTCGTCATCAGGCTCGTAAGTATGGAAAAACAAAGTTTGGCCTTAACCGTTTTGTAAACGGCTATCTCGATTTGATGACCCTGTGGTTTTTCTCGAAATTTGCTGTAAAACCAATGCATTTTTTCGGATTATTAGGCAGCTTGATGTTTATACTCGGTTTTATTTCTGTTATAGCGGTAGGAGCTTATAAAATATATGCGATGTATTCCAGAATGCCGTACCGACTGGTAACCGATATGCCGTATTTTTATCTCTCTTTAACGGCAATGATATTAGGTACGATGTTATTTCTTACCGGATTTCTCGGTGAATTGGTTTCTCGGAATGCCCCCGGTAGGAATAAATATAATATCGAAAGCGAACTCTTATAA
- a CDS encoding alkaline phosphatase family protein, with translation MNKLITSLILALMAAPLEAQVSVEMPRLVVGITVDQLRTDYLEAMMHLFGEKGFKRLMNGGVVYENVTYDFPFPDIASATASVYTGTYPFYNGITGKTIYNVDRKRTESILFDLGKMGNFTNETVSPKNLLTSTIADELKIASDGRSSVYAIAPSMEQAILSGGHAANSVFWINEENGKWATTTYYEDIPYYVDNVNRVEALSVRIDTMSWVPMLPVSRYDALPYLSQDFLFKHQFSKYKHDKYAVFKASGLVNEEVTRLATTFIDNAGFGQRLFPDMLNIGYTAANFRGKSIQEYSLEMQDTYVRLDRALGNLLDAIDKKVGLKNTVIFLTSTGCYSGEAREAGSFGIPNGDFYPNRATALLNMYLMAIYGQGDWVEGYYNRQIFLNRKLITDQQISLDDIQLKAAEFLIQMTGVQDVITSHQFLHGTWNDRVAAIRRGSHRKFTGDLLIEIQPGWEIVHEDVNDHREYVRENAIPAPLFFFGDDLKPQHVVRQVKITAIAPTVARILRIRSPNAAKDTALPEVR, from the coding sequence ATGAATAAACTGATCACTTCGCTGATTCTGGCTTTAATGGCTGCACCATTGGAGGCTCAGGTTTCGGTTGAAATGCCTCGTCTCGTGGTAGGCATCACGGTAGATCAGTTGCGCACCGATTATCTGGAAGCCATGATGCACCTGTTCGGAGAAAAAGGATTTAAACGATTGATGAATGGAGGGGTCGTTTATGAAAATGTTACTTACGATTTTCCTTTTCCCGATATTGCTTCGGCGACGGCTTCTGTTTATACCGGGACCTACCCGTTTTATAATGGGATAACCGGAAAAACCATATATAATGTCGACCGAAAACGAACCGAATCGATTTTGTTCGACCTTGGCAAAATGGGTAATTTTACCAACGAAACGGTCTCTCCTAAAAATTTACTGACATCTACTATTGCCGATGAACTGAAAATCGCCAGTGACGGGCGAAGTTCGGTGTATGCGATAGCTCCTTCGATGGAACAGGCTATTCTTAGTGGGGGACATGCTGCGAATTCCGTTTTCTGGATAAATGAGGAGAACGGGAAATGGGCGACTACTACCTATTATGAAGATATTCCTTATTATGTAGATAATGTCAATCGTGTCGAAGCTTTATCGGTACGAATAGATACGATGAGCTGGGTGCCTATGCTGCCTGTATCGAGGTATGATGCACTGCCGTATCTCAGTCAGGATTTTTTGTTTAAGCATCAGTTTTCAAAATATAAACACGATAAATATGCCGTTTTTAAAGCCAGCGGGTTGGTGAATGAAGAGGTGACACGGCTGGCAACTACATTTATCGACAATGCCGGGTTCGGACAGAGACTTTTCCCCGATATGCTTAATATCGGTTATACTGCTGCAAATTTCAGGGGAAAGAGTATTCAGGAATATAGTCTCGAAATGCAAGATACTTATGTACGTCTCGATCGTGCATTAGGAAATTTGCTCGATGCGATCGATAAGAAGGTGGGATTGAAAAATACGGTTATTTTCCTTACTTCAACCGGTTGTTATAGCGGAGAAGCTCGCGAAGCTGGAAGTTTTGGTATACCCAACGGCGACTTTTATCCTAATCGTGCGACAGCTCTTTTAAATATGTACCTGATGGCTATTTATGGCCAGGGCGATTGGGTAGAGGGTTATTACAACAGACAGATTTTTTTGAATCGGAAATTGATTACCGATCAACAAATATCTCTCGACGATATACAGCTAAAGGCTGCCGAGTTTCTCATACAAATGACTGGTGTTCAAGATGTAATTACATCCCACCAGTTTCTTCATGGTACCTGGAACGACCGTGTAGCGGCGATTCGTCGTGGTTCGCATCGTAAATTTACAGGGGATCTTTTAATTGAAATACAGCCCGGATGGGAAATCGTGCACGAGGACGTAAACGATCACAGGGAATATGTACGTGAAAATGCAATTCCGGCTCCATTATTTTTCTTTGGTGACGATCTGAAACCTCAGCACGTTGTACGGCAGGTTAAAATTACGGCGATAGCGCCAACTGTAGCTCGTATACTCCGTATTCGTTCTCCGAATGCGGCTAAAGATACGGCATTGCCCGAAGTGAGGTAA
- a CDS encoding DUF4105 domain-containing protein, translating into MKPLLLYLFLILAIPFSYGAREDSLRVSLLTCSPGPRSFELFGHSGIRVQGPSPEMDLVFHYGLFDYDAPHFIYRFTKGETDYMMGVTSFSDFVFAYAMRNSGITELELNLSRQEKEDLLRALAVNNLPQNRVYRYNFLYDNCATRPRDIIVKNIQGKIRYEEPVEKTTFRTMIHDCTFTDQWLTFGIDLALGEPLDRPITYQEEMFLPSVLEEAFSKASIIVSQDSIRPLVSSVEEILPASSDLFIESNGTFFSPQVCCWAFFILILGISIYEIIRHRTFRIIDTVVFTVYGLAGCIVAFLMFVSAHPATYFNYSIFWVNPLLLILPVIVWVKKLKKVVLYYHFVNFAVLLCLLVGWAWLPQKMNNAFIPLVLVLAIRSLTNIIVSYRGEK; encoded by the coding sequence ATGAAGCCATTATTGCTATATTTATTTTTGATTTTAGCGATTCCGTTTTCTTATGGAGCTCGGGAAGACTCTTTGAGAGTCAGTTTATTGACTTGTTCACCCGGTCCGAGGTCGTTCGAATTGTTCGGACACAGCGGTATTCGTGTTCAAGGACCTTCTCCTGAAATGGACTTAGTTTTTCATTATGGTCTTTTCGATTACGATGCACCTCATTTTATATATCGTTTTACTAAGGGAGAAACCGATTATATGATGGGTGTGACTTCATTTTCTGATTTTGTTTTTGCCTATGCAATGCGTAATAGCGGAATAACAGAATTGGAACTGAATTTATCCCGACAGGAAAAAGAAGATCTTTTACGAGCGTTGGCCGTAAATAATCTACCCCAAAACCGGGTTTATCGGTATAATTTTTTATATGATAATTGTGCCACACGGCCTCGGGATATTATTGTGAAAAATATACAAGGGAAGATTCGTTATGAGGAGCCCGTTGAAAAGACAACATTCAGGACGATGATTCACGATTGCACTTTTACAGATCAGTGGTTGACATTCGGAATCGATTTGGCTTTAGGAGAACCTCTCGACCGACCTATTACCTATCAGGAAGAAATGTTTTTACCGTCGGTTCTCGAAGAAGCCTTTTCTAAGGCATCCATTATTGTTTCTCAAGATAGTATAAGGCCCCTTGTTTCTTCGGTTGAGGAGATTTTACCGGCATCGTCCGATTTGTTTATAGAATCGAACGGAACGTTTTTTTCCCCACAAGTGTGTTGTTGGGCTTTTTTTATACTTATTTTAGGTATTTCGATATATGAGATAATTCGACACCGTACATTTCGCATAATCGATACGGTCGTGTTTACTGTTTATGGGCTGGCTGGTTGTATTGTAGCCTTCCTGATGTTTGTATCTGCGCACCCAGCCACTTATTTTAATTATTCGATATTTTGGGTAAATCCTCTATTATTAATTTTACCGGTGATTGTTTGGGTAAAAAAACTGAAAAAGGTCGTGCTTTATTATCATTTTGTTAACTTTGCGGTGCTTTTGTGCTTGCTGGTCGGTTGGGCTTGGCTTCCGCAAAAAATGAATAATGCGTTTATTCCTTTGGTACTGGTATTGGCTATTAGGTCTTTAACTAATATTATCGTATCTTACCGAGGGGAAAAATAA
- a CDS encoding DUF6452 family protein codes for MGKILNLPLCFFAILIASVVFQACGDVGCMDNRSSIPYITFYSQQSPTQSVVIDSLSVYGIGQRDDSLLFDTITAKSLLLPLRNDKDTTRYVLRYDQKNIHPAYKRDTLTLVYHSYIYFASAECGAMFNYIIDSLGYTTYQIVSAELLTKDVRNQSVENIKLYFRTNE; via the coding sequence ATGGGAAAAATACTGAATCTGCCTCTCTGTTTTTTTGCGATACTGATTGCTTCGGTTGTGTTTCAGGCCTGTGGTGATGTAGGCTGTATGGATAATCGCAGCAGTATTCCATATATCACTTTTTACAGTCAACAGTCGCCTACACAATCGGTTGTTATCGACTCGTTATCTGTTTACGGTATAGGACAGCGCGACGATTCTTTATTATTCGATACCATTACAGCCAAATCCTTGCTACTTCCGTTACGCAATGATAAAGACACGACGCGGTATGTACTGCGTTATGATCAAAAAAATATACATCCGGCTTATAAGAGAGATACCTTGACTCTGGTGTATCATTCATACATTTATTTTGCTTCGGCCGAATGCGGAGCCATGTTTAATTATATAATCGACAGTTTGGGTTACACTACATATCAGATTGTTTCCGCAGAATTATTGACGAAAGACGTGAGAAATCAGAGCGTTGAAAATATTAAACTCTATTTCCGCACCAATGAATAA
- a CDS encoding mechanosensitive ion channel family protein, with protein MKENIKYLNESIDGWIKNLNIAPDWFDFIRGILVALAIILLAVLVDYICRFLISNVLHHLIRKTKATWDDMLLDRKVLNRLALVVPAILIFLLIPLVFPRNPGLLSFFSKACLIYIIAVVLRFFSAFINIMAEVAAASERYKNRAMKGLFQTLLVILFFVGAICILAVIFDKSPVSLLAGLGASAAILSLVFKDTIVGFVAGIQLLANDMLRPGDWITMPKYGADGWVLEVTLNTVKIRNFDNTIVTVPPYAMVSDSFQNWRGMFDSSGGRRIKRSVNIDMRSVRFCTDSMLDKFTEIPLIKDYVTEYRKSTGEDPLRERLSNLTVFREYLDRYIHSLSVIMTEGQFCLVRYLDITDKGLPVEIYCYSARKMWIEYEKVVATVIDHILSVIPEFGLRVFQNPAGSDLSILGDLLLSGKELKSN; from the coding sequence ATGAAAGAGAATATAAAATACCTGAATGAATCGATCGACGGGTGGATAAAGAACTTGAATATTGCACCCGATTGGTTCGATTTTATAAGGGGAATACTGGTTGCGCTGGCTATAATCTTGCTGGCGGTACTCGTCGATTATATTTGTCGTTTTCTCATATCTAATGTATTACATCATCTGATACGTAAGACGAAAGCGACCTGGGATGATATGCTGCTCGATCGGAAGGTTCTGAATCGTCTCGCTTTGGTAGTTCCCGCAATACTTATTTTTCTGCTGATACCTTTGGTATTTCCCCGTAATCCGGGATTGCTATCATTCTTTTCCAAAGCGTGTCTTATTTATATTATAGCTGTCGTACTGCGCTTTTTTTCCGCTTTCATTAATATCATGGCAGAGGTTGCCGCTGCCAGCGAACGGTATAAAAACCGGGCGATGAAAGGATTATTCCAAACTCTTTTAGTTATCCTGTTTTTTGTAGGAGCGATATGTATATTGGCTGTTATTTTCGATAAATCTCCGGTTTCTTTGTTGGCTGGTTTAGGAGCTTCGGCAGCGATTCTTTCATTGGTATTTAAAGATACTATTGTGGGTTTCGTAGCGGGAATACAACTTTTAGCTAATGATATGCTTAGGCCCGGGGACTGGATTACAATGCCTAAATACGGGGCCGACGGATGGGTGTTGGAAGTAACCCTGAATACGGTAAAGATTCGTAATTTCGATAATACGATAGTTACCGTTCCTCCATATGCGATGGTAAGCGATTCTTTTCAGAATTGGAGGGGAATGTTCGATTCGAGCGGAGGTCGTCGTATAAAAAGGTCGGTTAATATCGATATGAGGAGTGTCCGTTTTTGTACAGACAGTATGTTGGATAAATTTACAGAAATACCGTTGATAAAAGATTATGTAACGGAATATCGGAAATCGACGGGGGAGGACCCGCTTCGGGAACGACTATCTAATTTGACTGTATTTCGGGAATATCTCGACCGGTATATTCACAGCCTTTCGGTTATTATGACAGAAGGGCAGTTTTGTCTTGTTCGATATCTTGATATTACCGATAAAGGACTACCGGTAGAAATATATTGTTACTCGGCTCGAAAAATGTGGATTGAGTATGAAAAAGTCGTCGCGACAGTGATCGACCATATTCTTTCTGTTATTCCCGAGTTCGGGTTGCGTGTTTTTCAGAATCCGGCAGGTAGCGATTTATCTATATTGGGTGATCTGCTTTTATCCGGTAAGGAATTAAAAAGTAATTAG